The sequence GGTTTTTTTTATGGCGCATGAAGTTTCTGATTTACGGTCTGCTCTGGAATTATTAGAATCGGTACCGGGTCAGATGGTGTCCACTGATGTGGAAGTGGATCCGTCCGCCGAATTGGCGGGGGTTTATCGCTATATCGGCGCCGGCGGCACTGTGGCCAGGCCGACGAAGCTGGGACCGGCGATGATCTTTAACAAAATAAAAGGCCATCCCGGCGCGAGAGTAGTGATCGGTGTGCTTGCCGACCGCGGACGCGTGGCGGCTCTTTTGAACACCAGACCGGACCGGCTGGGTTTCCTGCTGCGCAACGCTGTGAAAAACGCGATCCAGCCGGTTGTCGTCGGCCCTGACCAAGCGAAATGCCAGGAGGTAGTCTATAAGGCGACTGATCCTGATTTCGATATCCGTAAGATACTCCCGGCCCCGACCAATACGCCGGAAGATGCCGGTCCCTATGTAACCTTTGGCATGTGTTACGCTTCGGATGTGGAAACCGGCGAATCCGACGTTACGATTCATCGTCTCTGCCTCCAGTCCAAAGATGAAATTTCCATGTTCTTTACTCCCGGCGCCCGCCATTTAGGCGCTTTTCGCGAAAAGGCAGAAGCATTGGGCAAGCCTTTGCCGATTTCCATCAGCATCGGCGTCGATCCCGCTGTTGAAATCGCCGCTTGCTTTGAGCCGCCGACAACGCCGCTTGGCTTCAACGAGCTGTCCATCGCCGGCGCTATCCGCGGCAAGGCGGTAGAACTTGCGCCTTGCCTGACGATTCAGGAGAACTGCATTGCCAACGCCGAATACGTGATCGAAGGCGAACTGCTGGTCGGCAAACGCATCCGTGAGGACATCAACTCCAATACCGGCAAGGCGATGCCCGAGTTCCCCGGCTACACCGGGCCTGCTAATCCGGAAGTGCCGGTCATTAAGGTGAAAGCCATTACTACCCGTAAAAATCCGATCATGCAGACCTGCATCGGTCCTTCCGAAGAACATGTCAATATGGCCGGCATACCGACGGAAGCTTCCATCATCGACATGGTGGAACGCGCCATGCCGGGGCGTCTGCAAAATGTTTACGCCGCGCCTCCCGGCGGCGGTAAATTTCTGGCCGTTCTCCAATTCAAAAAAGGCGTTCCTTCGGATGAAGGCCGCCAGCGTCAGGCCGCTTTGCTCGCCTTTTCGGCTTTTCCCGAATTGAAGCAGGTCATCCTGGTTGACGAAGACGTTGATCTTTTTGATATGAATGACGTGATGTGGGCGATGACCACCCGCCTGCAGGGGGATGTTGATATCGTCACTATTCCCGGCGTCCGCTGCCATCCGCTTGATCCTTCCAATGATGCCGCCTGCAGCTGGACGATTCGCGATCACGGCATTGCCTGCAAGACCATTTACGATGCAACGGTTCCGTTCAGGGAGAAACAGCGTTTTATACGGGCTAAATTCATGGAAGTGGATCCGAAAAAATGGCTGCCTGATTTTGGTGCATAAACAGAACCTGGATATCCCTTAGCGGGACTGCGGTTCTTTGCTAAGGGATATCCGCCACTTTTGGCAAGGAGGAGAAATAATGGGAAAGAATAAGGGGATCATCGGCCTTGTCCTGGGCCTTATGGTCGGGATCGCTCTCTATTTTATTGAATTTCCCGGGCTGACACATGAAGGCCAATTGTGCCTGGCCTTTTCGTTAATGACAGTGATTTTTTGGGCTTTCGGCATTGCCCAGCCCGGTTATACATCCGGTCTCTATTTACTGTTGCTGGCTGTGTTTAAGGTGGCCGAACCCACTTTGATTTTCTCTACCTGGACAACCTCTATGATGTACCTTATCATTGGCGCATACTTAATTGCGACCGCAGTTAAAGAATCCGGTCTTGGCGAAAGAATTGCCTATTGGTATATTGCCAGGTATGTCACTGATTTTAAGAGTATTATCATCTCTATCTTTGCGCTGACCTTCATTTTAGCATTACTCATTCCGCATCCCTGGCCGCGCGCTTTTCTGATCATGTCGGTTATGGCCGTGGTGATTAAAAGCGCTGAGATCCCGCGTGAAGACGCGGTTAAAATCGGCTTCACCGTATTTACCGCCTCCATTCCGGTTTCCATGATCTTTTTAACCGGCGATGCCTCCATCAATCCTTTGGCGGCGGCCAGCTGCGCCCCGGAAACGGTGGGGTGGATGGAATGGTTCAAAATCATGGGTTTGCCCATGATTGCGACCAGCTTCATCACCATGTTTATGATCTTGTTTATGTTTAAATCCAGCCGAGGAGTAACCGTGAACAAGGATGAAATTGCCCGCCAGCGAATGGAGCTTGGTCCGATGACCGGCAAAGAAAAACGTACCGCGTTCTGGGTGATCCTGGCGATCATTCTTTGGATGACGGACACGGTTCATGGCATTGACATCGGTTGGGTGACTCTGTTCATCGCCGTGATGATGGCCATGCCGAAGGTCGGCGGCATTCTTGCTCCCGGCAGTTGGAGCGGCGTGCCTGTGCAAACTTTGCTCTTCTTGACCGCAGCCGTGGCGATTGGTCGTGTCGGCGGTGCCACCGGCATGAACGCTTGGATCGCCCAAACCCTTCTCCCCGGCACAGTGCCGGAAAATATGTTTGTTCTGGCCGCATTTATCACGCTTGTGTCTATTGTGATCCATATGTGCTTCGGCAGCGTGATTGCCGTCATGGGCATCGTTATTCCCGCCATGCTGGCGTTTACCAAGCCGATGGGCCTGACCAGCATTATTCCCGTTATGATCGCTTATACCGCCATCAACGCCCACTTTATCCTTCCGTTCCATAACCTGGCGATTTTGGTGGGCACGGGTGAGGAAAATGGCATGTATACAGAAAAAGAAACAATCAAATTTGGCGTCCCGTTCACGCTGGTACTGTTTATCATCGCCTGCCTTATCGAAATACCATGGTGGAAAGCGATCGGTCTGTGGTAAGCGGCAAAATAAGCCGCAAGACGGGAAAAACATTTACGTTTATTTGAGCGGAAGGGGATTGAGCCATGCGTTTGATCGTAGGCATCTCCGGGGCGAGCGGCGTGATTTTGGGATACCATATGCTGAAAGCCTTAAAGCAAATCCCCGGTATGGAAGTGCATGTAATCGTTACCGAAGGCGCTGCCAAAACCTTCGAGCACGAAACGGATTTGACGGTGGACGCAGTGACGGCTGCGGCGGATGTAGTCCATCATAACAGCAATATGGCAGCCGCTATTTCCAGCGGTTCCTTCAAAACCGACGGCATGATCATCATTCCCTGCAGCATGAAAACCGTATCCGGCATCGCTGCCGGTTTTGCGACGAATCTTCTGTTGCGGGCGGCGGACGTATGCATCAAGGAAGGACGCAAAGTCGTTATTGTGCCCCGCGAAATGCCGATGAGCCGGATTCATCTGGGCAATATTAAACAAGCGGCCGATTCGGGCTGCGTCGTCGTTCCTCCTTTATTGACCTTTTACAACAGCGCCAACTCCATAGAAAAACAAATCCATCATATCATCGGCAAAATTTTAATGCAGTTTGGTCTGGATTACGTGGAATTTGTCGGCTGGGAAGGAGCCGAATGAGGTGCTCTCTGCAACCATTACCGTTGGCAGCCTACCTTACGCAGTGACGGCTGCGATTACCTTGTGCGGCAAAGACGCGGCAGTCGTTATTGGCGGCGGTGAAGTGCCGCATGTGGGAGCCGCGGCCCTGGCACTGCCCAGGCCAAGCTTAAAAAATCACGGGGGTATTTCAGCGACGGCATCCGTGCTTTGCGTGACGGGGCATAAAGAAGACCTGCTTGCCAGAGCCGCGGCGCTGCGTTTGGCAAGCAGGCTGAACACCTCGGTTTTAGTATCGGTGGGCCTGCACTTGGATCATGCAACTCCTGACGACATAGTCCGGCTGCAAGCGAATTTCGAACGGCTGTTGGATAAAACAGAAACCTGGCTGCTGGAGAACTGAAAGTAAGCTATTATTTTAATTTGAAATCAAGCCGGTGC is a genomic window of Acetonema longum DSM 6540 containing:
- a CDS encoding UbiD family decarboxylase, whose amino-acid sequence is MAHEVSDLRSALELLESVPGQMVSTDVEVDPSAELAGVYRYIGAGGTVARPTKLGPAMIFNKIKGHPGARVVIGVLADRGRVAALLNTRPDRLGFLLRNAVKNAIQPVVVGPDQAKCQEVVYKATDPDFDIRKILPAPTNTPEDAGPYVTFGMCYASDVETGESDVTIHRLCLQSKDEISMFFTPGARHLGAFREKAEALGKPLPISISIGVDPAVEIAACFEPPTTPLGFNELSIAGAIRGKAVELAPCLTIQENCIANAEYVIEGELLVGKRIREDINSNTGKAMPEFPGYTGPANPEVPVIKVKAITTRKNPIMQTCIGPSEEHVNMAGIPTEASIIDMVERAMPGRLQNVYAAPPGGGKFLAVLQFKKGVPSDEGRQRQAALLAFSAFPELKQVILVDEDVDLFDMNDVMWAMTTRLQGDVDIVTIPGVRCHPLDPSNDAACSWTIRDHGIACKTIYDATVPFREKQRFIRAKFMEVDPKKWLPDFGA
- a CDS encoding SLC13 family permease; this translates as MGKNKGIIGLVLGLMVGIALYFIEFPGLTHEGQLCLAFSLMTVIFWAFGIAQPGYTSGLYLLLLAVFKVAEPTLIFSTWTTSMMYLIIGAYLIATAVKESGLGERIAYWYIARYVTDFKSIIISIFALTFILALLIPHPWPRAFLIMSVMAVVIKSAEIPREDAVKIGFTVFTASIPVSMIFLTGDASINPLAAASCAPETVGWMEWFKIMGLPMIATSFITMFMILFMFKSSRGVTVNKDEIARQRMELGPMTGKEKRTAFWVILAIILWMTDTVHGIDIGWVTLFIAVMMAMPKVGGILAPGSWSGVPVQTLLFLTAAVAIGRVGGATGMNAWIAQTLLPGTVPENMFVLAAFITLVSIVIHMCFGSVIAVMGIVIPAMLAFTKPMGLTSIIPVMIAYTAINAHFILPFHNLAILVGTGEENGMYTEKETIKFGVPFTLVLFIIACLIEIPWWKAIGLW
- a CDS encoding UbiX family flavin prenyltransferase — translated: MRLIVGISGASGVILGYHMLKALKQIPGMEVHVIVTEGAAKTFEHETDLTVDAVTAAADVVHHNSNMAAAISSGSFKTDGMIIIPCSMKTVSGIAAGFATNLLLRAADVCIKEGRKVVIVPREMPMSRIHLGNIKQAADSGCVVVPPLLTFYNSANSIEKQIHHIIGKILMQFGLDYVEFVGWEGAE